The Anaerolineales bacterium genomic sequence CCGTCCTTGTGGTAGCCGATGGCCAGATCGAAGTTGCTCATCACCCGCATCACCAGGATTTGGAAACGAAAGCGCTCTGCCGGACTCAACTCTGCGGGCTGCTCTTTCGCTTTGAAATAGATCTGGATGAGGTCGGGCATCTCGATGAAGAACCGGCCCATTTCGTTCAAATCGCGGACGATGTCGCGGGCGACGGTCCGGCGCATGGCGCGCGTATTTTGACGGATCTGGTAACCCAGGTACAGCACCGAAGCGACGACGCCGACTGCGGATACGACGTCGAAGATAAAGGAATATTCCTGTAAAGACATGAAGCATCCTCCCCATGCGAAAGAGATCGGGCCGCGACGGATCTAAAAGACCGGCATTGATTGAAGCAGTGCGATGGAACGCATTCCATCCCGGAAACACCATTGGCATCGTTCTCGTGAATTTTCATCGGCCGCTCGTCCGCTTTGCGCGGCCCGTTCCAGGTGTTCTTCCAGTGCTCCAACGAATGGTTGGCAGCTGGCTGCCTGCAACATTACTTCTCTTTCCGCTATCATTCTCAAATACGCTACGACTTTACCCCTACACACATAATATGAGGGCTTGCCCCTATCAAACTGGCTTCTTCTTCAATCTTGCCAATGATCTCGAGTAAAAACTTTCGATTGTCTTCAATACGCCAGTTCTTTTCAAAATCTTTCATCAGATAGCTGATCCCTTCAACTGCAAACAAACCGGCAATCTCGAATCCCGAATCGGAGACTTCTGCCCTCAATTCGTCCGGATGGTGAAAAAAAGTATCCATGAAATACGCAGGGTTATTGGTCGGGTTATGATGCCGCCCGGTTTCCAAATCACCCCGCATAATCTCCCGAAATACCGGATCAAGAAAGTATCCGGAGAACAATCCATCCGTTGTAGAAGCAAACCGGGATATTCCAGCTGCGAACAAATACCCGCCGCTTTTCAATACCCGATACGCTTCCGACAAACAACGTTTGCGATCGACCACCTCGACCAAATGGTAAAGCGGACCAAGCAGCAAAACGGCGTCCGCAATTTCATCATCGAATTCTAGCTGGCGTGCGTCCCCAACTTTGCAGCTCGCAAGTGGTGCTTTGGGTTGATGATCCGAAGCCGTTCGTGCTTGTTGGATATGCAAGGGCACGGGGTCTATCAAATGTACTTCATGGCCTTCTTTGGCCAGCCAGCACGAATATCGTCCGGCAGCGCCGCCAACGTCAAGGATTACCGATGGTGTTCTTTTCAGATAACGGCGGACGATATTTTGGGTTCGGAGGAACTCTATTTGCCCCCAATTATTCGATAGACGCCCTTGCTCATCAAACTCGTTGTAATATTCTACAATCTTATCTTCGTCTCCTGATCGCTTCACAGATTTATCCTCAATTCGAATGCAGCCGCCCAACGGCTTGCGGTTCAGGCGCATGGCCGATGATGTCAAACCAGGCTCCTAGTATACAATCATCGAAGACTACTGGCGCCTTGACCTCAAGCTGAAAAGCAGGTTGGCTGCAAGCGCGGGCCGGACGTTGACATGGAACCCAATCTGCATCGTGAAGCGCGGGGATTCCCATCGGAAAAGGCGCATAGAGAGATATCCAAAGACCATCGTGTAGCCGATCAGCAGCAGCAGCGGCTGCAGCGCAAGAGCGGTTCCCTGCATGGCGTTTTGCATAACCGCCACGCACGCGCCTGCCGGAATCCAATTGCGGATATCGAGCAGGACGTTCGACATGAGTGGACGCGGGATCCATAGTCCGCCGAAGAACAACAGCGCAATGAACAGAATCCCCCCAATCGCTTTAGGGCGTGAATACTGAGTCATATTTTATCCGCTGAAGCCGAAGATCATTTTCCCATGAAGCGAAGCTCGATACAGTATAAAATCAAAATGGAACGACGATCAGGTGGACGCCGTCGTCGACTCGATCCCGGCATCATCCCTGTCGATCAACACCTTCAGGTTCTTGGCGATTCCATCCGGCCACTGATCCATTCCCAGGTAAAGGCTTTTCTCTTTCAACCCTTTGGGATAATCGTCGAACGAAGCGCCTGCCAGCAGGATATCCGTCTCCGCTTCGCTGAATTCGATCCGCCTTCCCGTGTTGTTTTTTTGATCTACGTTCAAAGGACAATACTTCTGGCATTGGATGCAGTCGTACAGCGTGTGATGCGCGCTCACGGGGAGCCAGTCGGGAAACGGGCCGCTGGATTCGTTCAAATAGGACAGGCATCGTTCGTTGTCGATAAGAAACGCATCCGCCTGGATCGCGCCGGTCGGGCAGACGCGCATGCAGGCCCGGCATGTTTCGCAGCGGGTCGAGACCTGAACGGGAGATAAACTGGACACGGCCGGCGGCAAATCCGAGTAGAATGCGATGTAGGAAAAATTGCTGCCGAATTCCGGGATATAGGTGATGTTGTTGCGCCCGTAGACGGCCAATCCGCTTTGAACGGCCAGGCGTTTCAAGGGCAGGCTTTCCACTTCCAGGAAGCTGAATTTCCCCTTCGATAATTCGCGCTTCAGCGTATTCCTCGTGCGCTCGAAATCGGAACGCACGAGCGAAACGCAGTGATAGCGTTTCTGATGGTGTTGAAACGTGACCTCGGAATAGAACGGATGCGGGACGGCAACGAGCAGAATCGACTCGATGCTGAAATCCGCTTCCGGAGGCGTAAAACAATACAGGTCGTCGACGATCCATCTTTGGAAATCGTTGATTCGAGAGCTGGATACAAAGTTCCGTATTTCTGTTTCGAGCGTTTCCAACACGGACGCAGCGATTACCTGATACCGCTCGCCGTTCTGAAAATGGATATCCACGATGGTCTCCGATGATCCTGGCCGCTGCAGTTTAAGTCCGCCCTATTCTACCGGAATTCCCGCGCTCCTTGCAGCGGACAGGCCGTTGGATTCTGCGAATCGAAACACACCTGCTGCTCGCCTTAGTCTGTGGTGTGGATCTCCGGCTGGCGATGATGCTTATTCGATGAAGATCCTTTTGCTCAGGCTTTCCCCGCCAAGCTGATCTCTAGCGCCGCTTGATTCGGGAATGCCGCTCCAACCGCCTGCAGAGATCTTCCCGCGTTATCGGTTTGGCATGGCCCCCGACGTACAGTGAATACGCCTCACTTTCCAATGCTTCCAGCATGGACATAGAGATTTTAGGCTCGGACGTTTGCAGGTG encodes the following:
- a CDS encoding 4Fe-4S double cluster binding domain-containing protein, coding for MDIHFQNGERYQVIAASVLETLETEIRNFVSSSRINDFQRWIVDDLYCFTPPEADFSIESILLVAVPHPFYSEVTFQHHQKRYHCVSLVRSDFERTRNTLKRELSKGKFSFLEVESLPLKRLAVQSGLAVYGRNNITYIPEFGSNFSYIAFYSDLPPAVSSLSPVQVSTRCETCRACMRVCPTGAIQADAFLIDNERCLSYLNESSGPFPDWLPVSAHHTLYDCIQCQKYCPLNVDQKNNTGRRIEFSEAETDILLAGASFDDYPKGLKEKSLYLGMDQWPDGIAKNLKVLIDRDDAGIESTTAST
- a CDS encoding methyltransferase domain-containing protein, whose protein sequence is MTSSAMRLNRKPLGGCIRIEDKSVKRSGDEDKIVEYYNEFDEQGRLSNNWGQIEFLRTQNIVRRYLKRTPSVILDVGGAAGRYSCWLAKEGHEVHLIDPVPLHIQQARTASDHQPKAPLASCKVGDARQLEFDDEIADAVLLLGPLYHLVEVVDRKRCLSEAYRVLKSGGYLFAAGISRFASTTDGLFSGYFLDPVFREIMRGDLETGRHHNPTNNPAYFMDTFFHHPDELRAEVSDSGFEIAGLFAVEGISYLMKDFEKNWRIEDNRKFLLEIIGKIEEEASLIGASPHIMCVGVKS